The following proteins are encoded in a genomic region of Myxosarcina sp. GI1:
- a CDS encoding 3'-5' exonuclease: protein MTTWTITFADTFINELLNIPKSISKKVSKKIKILEKDPISARGDAKKLKGHNNNIYRVRIGNYRLFYSFGSGWVKLLSVRKRDDRTYELEIPEVTVPNPVPKVAYSESQLNILEQEDLSSRQELQEDNTSDKNTPESDLPFKFTSALLKKWHIPQEYWQEIQKIQHSDDILDLSIPDRFISRILDNCFPRNLEDIERSPNYQLTKPEDLERFIEGEVEAFLLKLDPEQEKLLDFGIDRGAVLVKGGAGAGKSTLALYRVKRLIEEGYNSILFTTYTNALSNYSQQLLEQLLRKPPEDLGVKVATVDSLIYQYYANNYGKPNLVRAYRSRELLNTALAETKIPAKNIFEEKAQRQYLERLGIAYLLEEFETVIDAWGISEQKQYSKFPRRGRGLSIKASQREAIWKVYETWRNLLKQHRYVTFAQMRCYANEIASNLPQKPFEALIIDEAQDLSPIAIRFLINLVSSSKGIYLTADASQSLYQRGFSWKQVHEDLKVAGRTLILKRNYRNTQQITQACKEILDGTNAGDKECLDQELSPYTGDRPQILLSDNLDIHISAILQAFTTAAKKYRLPLHGGAILCPTNKLGEEVARKLQAKDVKAQFFSSKKIDLHSPHVKVLTLHSAKGLEFPFVAVVGLEEGVLPAIDRAIPPDEVESVLEQQRRLFYVGCSRAMRFLIVCGSSSNPSSFLTTLKDPYWQY, encoded by the coding sequence ATGACTACCTGGACAATCACCTTTGCCGATACTTTTATCAACGAACTATTAAATATACCCAAAAGTATTAGTAAAAAAGTTTCTAAAAAAATTAAAATTCTCGAAAAAGATCCTATTTCAGCGCGAGGAGATGCCAAAAAGCTTAAAGGTCACAACAACAATATCTATCGAGTTCGGATTGGTAACTATCGGCTGTTTTATAGCTTTGGTAGCGGTTGGGTCAAACTTCTCAGCGTTCGCAAACGTGACGATCGCACCTACGAATTAGAAATACCAGAAGTTACTGTACCCAATCCCGTTCCAAAAGTTGCTTATTCAGAATCTCAGCTTAATATTTTAGAGCAAGAAGACTTATCGAGTAGGCAAGAATTACAGGAAGATAACACCAGTGATAAAAACACTCCCGAATCCGACCTACCTTTTAAATTTACTTCCGCTTTATTGAAAAAGTGGCATATTCCCCAGGAATATTGGCAAGAAATCCAAAAGATTCAACATTCTGATGACATTCTAGACTTGTCGATTCCAGATCGCTTTATCAGTCGTATTTTAGATAATTGCTTTCCCCGTAACTTAGAAGACATCGAGCGATCGCCAAATTATCAACTGACCAAACCAGAAGATCTAGAACGCTTTATTGAAGGAGAAGTTGAAGCGTTTTTACTCAAACTCGACCCCGAACAGGAAAAATTACTAGATTTTGGAATCGACAGAGGAGCGGTTTTGGTAAAAGGCGGTGCGGGTGCGGGTAAATCCACCCTGGCTTTGTACAGAGTCAAAAGGTTAATAGAAGAAGGTTACAACTCAATTCTTTTTACTACCTACACTAATGCTTTAAGTAATTATTCTCAGCAATTACTGGAACAACTTTTGAGAAAACCCCCAGAAGATTTGGGGGTAAAGGTTGCTACCGTAGATTCTTTAATTTATCAGTATTACGCCAATAACTACGGGAAACCAAATTTAGTTAGAGCATACAGAAGTCGAGAATTACTAAACACCGCTTTAGCCGAGACTAAAATTCCTGCTAAAAATATCTTTGAAGAAAAAGCACAACGCCAATATTTAGAACGTTTGGGTATTGCCTATTTATTAGAAGAATTTGAAACGGTTATTGATGCCTGGGGAATAAGCGAACAAAAACAATATTCAAAATTTCCGCGTCGTGGCAGAGGACTGTCTATTAAAGCTAGTCAGAGAGAAGCTATTTGGAAAGTGTATGAAACTTGGCGCAATTTATTAAAACAACACCGATACGTTACCTTCGCTCAAATGCGCTGTTACGCCAACGAAATTGCTAGTAATCTACCGCAAAAACCTTTTGAAGCTTTAATAATTGATGAGGCGCAAGATTTATCCCCGATCGCCATTCGCTTTTTGATTAACTTAGTTAGTTCCAGCAAGGGAATTTATCTTACTGCCGATGCTTCTCAGTCGCTTTATCAAAGAGGTTTTAGCTGGAAACAAGTCCATGAAGATCTTAAAGTAGCTGGACGCACTCTAATTCTCAAGCGCAACTATCGTAATACGCAACAAATTACTCAAGCTTGTAAGGAAATTTTAGACGGTACGAATGCAGGTGATAAAGAATGTCTCGACCAAGAACTTTCACCATACACTGGCGATCGCCCTCAAATTTTACTGTCTGATAATTTAGACATACATATTTCGGCAATCCTGCAAGCTTTTACCACTGCTGCTAAAAAATATCGTTTACCCCTTCATGGTGGAGCAATATTATGCCCTACTAACAAATTGGGCGAAGAAGTTGCTCGGAAGTTACAAGCAAAAGATGTAAAAGCTCAATTTTTCTCTAGTAAGAAGATCGATCTACATTCTCCTCACGTCAAAGTTCTTACTTTACATTCTGCTAAAGGCTTGGAGTTTCCTTTTGTTGCGGTAGTTGGCTTAGAAGAAGGGGTATTGCCAGCAATCGATCGCGCTATTCCTCCCGACGAAGTTGAGTCGGTATTAGAGCAACAACGTCGTTTATTCTACGTTGGCTGTTCTCGTGCGATGCGTTTTCTGATAGTTTGTGGTTCTTCTTCCAATCCTTCTAGTTTTCTCACTACTCTAAAAGACCCTTATTGGCAATATTAA
- a CDS encoding ABC transporter ATP-binding protein/permease, with the protein MNLITFDRVDKTFSKIFQQKTTILENISFNIQKGEFVILRGENGSGKSTILNLALGLLKPSSGEVKLMGRSPQDSNSKLKVGVVLQDTQIPPNAKVIELVKLWRSYYPDALSTDEILSKVNLKGKEQLDASGLSGGQKQRLYFALALAGNPELLILDEPTRNLDDKGYKEFWQQIKLCYQAGITVLMVTNNKSDWQELESLATREITLHKHSEAPASGQLTEKTLQSNSRNFQTNFQTEETSSNLLFAFIGQLRFEIQQLLRTPLFLIMTIALVAFVPLLKQLGIYGDTAIESLSNFCGVILFTIVIERLGKRVVVERAEKWLKMLKVTCLPSYIHIAAKVATSLLICTVSVFLTFILGHWQLGIDAHIGMWIHLFLVLTIGIVPFAILGLTLGYLINPKSADSIIGLTIIVIPVACGAFALPIPNYLQDAITLSPFYHYKEAILWAAGLDYDNQIFLHLTWLIWATIVFGAIALWSYQREQAIQ; encoded by the coding sequence ATGAACTTAATTACCTTCGATCGCGTTGATAAAACTTTCTCCAAAATATTCCAGCAGAAAACAACCATTCTCGAAAATATCAGCTTCAATATTCAAAAGGGTGAATTCGTAATTCTTCGAGGTGAAAACGGTTCGGGAAAAAGCACCATCCTCAATTTAGCTTTAGGGTTACTCAAACCTAGTAGTGGAGAGGTCAAACTTATGGGGCGATCGCCACAAGACAGCAATTCCAAGCTGAAAGTCGGAGTCGTCCTACAAGATACCCAGATTCCTCCCAACGCTAAAGTAATCGAGTTGGTAAAACTGTGGCGCAGCTATTACCCTGATGCGCTTTCTACCGATGAAATATTGTCTAAGGTCAATCTTAAAGGCAAAGAACAACTCGATGCCAGTGGCTTGTCTGGCGGACAAAAACAACGGCTTTATTTTGCTCTAGCTTTAGCTGGAAATCCCGAATTACTGATTTTAGACGAACCAACGAGAAACCTGGACGACAAAGGCTATAAAGAGTTTTGGCAGCAGATAAAGCTTTGCTATCAGGCAGGAATAACTGTCTTGATGGTGACAAATAATAAATCCGACTGGCAGGAATTAGAAAGCTTGGCAACCCGCGAAATAACTTTACACAAGCATTCTGAAGCACCAGCATCGGGACAGCTTACCGAAAAAACTCTACAAAGCAATTCCAGGAATTTTCAGACAAATTTCCAGACAGAAGAAACATCTTCTAATCTACTATTTGCTTTTATCGGACAGTTGCGCTTTGAAATTCAGCAACTACTCCGCACTCCTTTATTTCTCATTATGACTATAGCTTTAGTCGCTTTTGTACCGTTGTTAAAGCAGTTGGGCATTTATGGTGATACAGCTATTGAATCTCTAAGCAATTTTTGTGGAGTTATTCTGTTCACTATTGTTATCGAACGTTTGGGCAAAAGAGTTGTTGTTGAGCGAGCGGAAAAGTGGCTCAAAATGCTTAAAGTGACTTGTTTACCTTCCTATATTCATATTGCTGCTAAAGTTGCCACTTCTCTTTTGATTTGTACTGTAAGCGTTTTTTTGACATTCATCTTAGGGCATTGGCAGTTAGGCATTGATGCCCATATTGGTATGTGGATACATTTATTTTTAGTTTTGACAATTGGTATTGTTCCCTTTGCAATTCTTGGTCTAACTTTGGGTTATCTAATCAATCCCAAAAGTGCTGACTCCATCATAGGTTTAACCATAATTGTTATTCCCGTCGCCTGTGGTGCATTTGCTTTGCCCATACCCAATTATTTACAGGATGCTATTACCCTATCGCCCTTCTATCACTACAAAGAAGCAATCCTTTGGGCAGCAGGATTAGACTACGACAATCAAATATTTCTCCATTTAACATGGCTGATTTGGGCAACGATAGTTTTTGGCGCGATCGCACTATGGTCGTATCAGCGCGAACAAGCAATTCAATAG
- a CDS encoding Eco57I restriction-modification methylase domain-containing protein produces MTTLTGIQIEGNLITLDVTADLLENNLPGQTSQDFGLKSSDKLEDEIAIAWGDAKTYWAAFQRRLAKLNETETATSLTREYWAVPLLESLGYQPEYQPKAELVEGQTFAISHRAEAGTDKPPIHIIGSRLNLEQRPPSGTPRLSAHGLMQEYLNCTEHLWGIITNGLQWRLLRDCSLMTRLTYIEFDLEQILNNENYAEFGLFYRLFHRTRLPEGMEDADKCLLEFYHQETLQQGGRVRDRLRDGVEQALQLLGTGFLQHPHNQVLRDKIDRGELSDKEFYRQLLLLIYRFLFLMVAEGRNILAIGEDSEKAKIYQEYYSIGRLRILAERPSYRREGFQDLWQGLRVTFAIFDENWRGEILGLSPLNGDLFGSKTLQSLDECAIDNYDLLQAIRQLSLFYNDKKQLRRVNYAVLDVEELGSVYESLLDFAPKIETPSGIHQFKLVTGSDRKSTGSYYTPPELVAQLIKTALEPVIEERLKEAEEQYKSINNSQRINSLSENESLLKKTSAISQEINFLALKEYQEQALLNITVCDPACGSGHFLLAAARRIGKELARIRTGESQPGVEPIRKAIRDVIQHCIYGVDLNPLAVDLCKVALWIEGFNRGKPLSFLDHRIKCGNSLVGVLDLDCLKEGIPDNAFKPVTGDNKDVAKEIKKDNKIQRQNSNQFIIPFNNLEQERSHYGEVQSAIAQLPEDKTGDIKQKQQQYRDTRQENPDNPWWRDTSACNLWTAAFFTPLTEQKLQLLPTSTALFQLLQGNWTTQKIVDAANKLAKEKRFFHWALEFPEVFENGGFACVLSNPPWEKIKVQEKEFFKVYAPEIAQSPKRKKLIQELDKTNPVLAREWRDIQYDSEALGEFLRESIRFPLTARGDINTYTVFTETNWKLINNKGKAGCLIPPGIATDDSTKIFIQELVNTDSLDSFYDFTNRGYIFKALESTHAFALLTISKSPIKNFYLAAQLWKLDDLKKAERVYNLSKKDIKRLNPNTENLPILRTFKDVELIKQIYTNCPVLENQKLQKNYWNATLFAMFHMTNDLGLFRKLNQLEDRDYELKSNIFQKNNKEYIPLYESKLTHIFNHRQSTFLGIAEKDKYGTRPKTNSLDSEQLSNPIEIALPRYWVSKKEVETRIPDFWKHQWLIGFRNAISAVADSRSVRFSIIPRCGVGNSMPLIFSDKSTDRLCCLVANFNSLILDYVTKQKASGGNLNFYVVRQLPIIPPETYTEENIKFISSRVLELVYTAWDMQPFAKDMGYDGEPFIWDEQRRAILRAELDAYYAKLYGLTRDELRYILDPADVYGADFPSETFQVLKNKEIKQYGEYRTQRLVLEAWDKMFS; encoded by the coding sequence ATGACTACTCTCACAGGAATTCAGATTGAGGGTAATTTGATTACTCTCGATGTAACTGCGGATCTATTAGAAAACAATTTACCAGGACAGACTTCTCAAGATTTTGGCTTAAAGTCCAGCGACAAACTAGAAGATGAAATTGCGATCGCTTGGGGTGATGCTAAAACTTATTGGGCAGCGTTTCAAAGACGACTGGCTAAGTTAAATGAAACAGAAACAGCTACCAGCTTAACTAGGGAATATTGGGCGGTTCCTTTATTAGAATCTTTGGGATACCAACCAGAATACCAACCTAAAGCAGAGCTTGTAGAAGGACAGACTTTTGCTATTTCTCACCGTGCCGAAGCAGGAACCGATAAGCCACCAATTCACATTATCGGTAGTCGCTTAAATCTCGAACAGCGTCCGCCTAGCGGTACTCCTCGACTTTCGGCTCATGGGTTGATGCAGGAATACCTCAACTGTACCGAACATCTGTGGGGAATTATTACCAATGGTTTGCAGTGGCGGTTGTTAAGAGACTGTTCTTTGATGACTCGCCTTACCTACATCGAGTTCGATCTCGAACAGATTCTCAATAATGAAAATTATGCCGAATTTGGCTTATTCTATCGGCTGTTTCACCGTACCCGTTTACCAGAGGGTATGGAAGATGCGGATAAGTGCCTGTTGGAATTCTATCACCAAGAGACTTTACAGCAGGGTGGCAGAGTACGCGATCGCCTGAGAGATGGTGTAGAACAAGCTTTACAGCTACTAGGAACGGGCTTTTTACAGCATCCTCACAATCAAGTCTTGAGAGACAAGATCGATCGCGGTGAATTATCGGATAAAGAATTTTACCGTCAGTTATTGCTATTAATCTACCGTTTCTTGTTTTTGATGGTAGCTGAAGGACGAAATATTCTAGCAATTGGGGAAGACAGCGAAAAGGCAAAGATTTATCAGGAATACTACAGTATCGGACGTTTACGCATCTTAGCCGAACGCCCTAGCTACCGTAGAGAAGGTTTTCAAGATTTATGGCAGGGATTGCGAGTAACTTTTGCCATCTTTGACGAGAATTGGCGGGGAGAAATCTTGGGTTTGTCGCCTCTCAATGGCGATCTATTCGGTTCAAAGACTCTACAAAGTCTGGATGAATGCGCGATCGACAATTACGATCTGCTTCAGGCTATCCGTCAATTATCTCTTTTTTATAACGACAAAAAACAACTGCGACGAGTTAATTATGCAGTTTTAGATGTGGAGGAGTTGGGCAGTGTATATGAATCGCTGCTCGATTTTGCACCTAAAATTGAAACACCATCGGGAATCCATCAATTTAAGTTAGTTACGGGTAGCGATCGCAAGTCTACTGGTTCTTACTATACTCCTCCAGAATTGGTAGCACAGTTGATTAAAACGGCTTTGGAACCCGTAATTGAAGAGAGATTAAAAGAGGCTGAGGAACAATATAAAAGCATTAATAATAGCCAGAGAATTAATTCTCTGTCTGAAAACGAAAGTCTTCTTAAGAAGACTTCTGCTATTAGCCAAGAAATTAATTTCTTGGCACTCAAGGAATATCAAGAACAAGCATTATTAAACATCACCGTTTGCGATCCCGCCTGTGGTTCGGGACATTTCCTTCTCGCCGCAGCCAGACGCATTGGTAAGGAATTGGCGAGGATACGTACTGGTGAATCTCAACCAGGAGTCGAACCCATCCGTAAGGCGATACGGGATGTAATTCAGCACTGTATTTATGGAGTCGATCTCAATCCTTTAGCGGTAGATTTGTGTAAGGTGGCGTTATGGATTGAAGGATTTAATCGCGGTAAACCCCTTAGTTTCTTGGATCATCGGATTAAGTGCGGTAACTCATTAGTTGGAGTATTGGATTTAGATTGTCTTAAAGAAGGTATTCCCGATAATGCTTTTAAGCCCGTTACTGGCGATAATAAAGATGTTGCTAAAGAAATTAAAAAAGATAACAAAATACAGCGTCAAAACAGCAATCAATTTATTATTCCCTTTAATAACTTGGAACAAGAGCGATCGCATTACGGAGAAGTTCAAAGCGCGATCGCTCAATTACCAGAAGACAAAACAGGAGATATCAAACAGAAACAACAGCAATATCGCGATACCAGACAAGAAAACCCTGATAATCCTTGGTGGCGCGATACTTCTGCCTGTAATCTCTGGACGGCAGCCTTTTTTACTCCCTTAACCGAACAAAAGTTACAGTTATTGCCCACTTCTACGGCATTATTTCAACTCTTACAGGGTAATTGGACAACTCAAAAGATAGTTGATGCTGCCAATAAATTAGCCAAAGAAAAGCGGTTTTTCCATTGGGCGTTAGAATTTCCCGAAGTATTTGAAAATGGTGGGTTTGCCTGTGTTTTGAGTAATCCACCTTGGGAAAAAATCAAAGTACAAGAAAAGGAATTTTTTAAAGTTTATGCCCCTGAAATCGCCCAAAGTCCTAAGAGAAAAAAACTCATTCAAGAATTAGATAAAACTAATCCGGTATTAGCTAGAGAATGGCGAGATATTCAATATGACTCTGAAGCATTAGGTGAATTTCTCAGGGAATCCATAAGATTTCCTTTGACTGCTAGAGGAGATATAAATACATATACTGTATTTACGGAAACAAATTGGAAACTTATTAATAATAAAGGAAAAGCAGGTTGTTTGATTCCTCCTGGTATTGCAACTGATGATTCAACTAAAATTTTTATTCAGGAACTTGTCAACACTGATTCACTAGATAGTTTCTACGATTTTACAAATAGAGGATATATTTTTAAAGCTTTGGAAAGCACTCACGCTTTTGCTTTGTTGACCATTTCTAAATCTCCCATTAAAAACTTTTATTTGGCTGCTCAACTATGGAAGTTAGATGATTTGAAAAAAGCAGAAAGAGTTTACAACCTTAGTAAAAAAGATATTAAGAGACTTAATCCGAATACTGAGAATTTACCTATATTAAGAACTTTCAAAGACGTTGAGTTGATAAAGCAAATTTACACCAATTGCCCAGTACTGGAAAATCAAAAATTACAAAAAAACTATTGGAATGCAACACTTTTTGCAATGTTTCATATGACTAACGATCTTGGATTATTCAGAAAACTAAATCAGCTAGAAGACCGAGATTATGAATTAAAATCAAACATTTTTCAGAAAAATAATAAAGAATATATTCCTTTATATGAATCTAAACTGACACATATCTTCAATCATCGCCAATCAACTTTTTTAGGAATAGCAGAAAAAGATAAATATGGCACTAGACCAAAAACTAATAGTTTAGATTCTGAGCAACTAAGCAATCCAATTGAAATAGCTTTACCTAGATACTGGGTAAGTAAAAAAGAAGTTGAGACAAGAATTCCCGATTTTTGGAAACATCAGTGGCTTATAGGTTTTAGGAATGCCATAAGTGCTGTTGCTGATTCAAGAAGTGTGAGATTTTCTATCATTCCCAGGTGTGGTGTAGGAAATTCTATGCCTTTAATTTTTTCCGATAAATCTACTGATAGACTTTGTTGTTTGGTTGCTAATTTTAATTCATTGATTCTTGATTATGTTACTAAACAAAAAGCAAGCGGTGGAAATTTAAACTTTTATGTAGTTCGTCAACTACCAATAATTCCACCAGAAACCTATACCGAAGAAAACATCAAATTTATCAGCAGCCGTGTTCTCGAACTAGTTTACACCGCCTGGGATATGCAACCCTTTGCTAAAGACATGGGTTATGATGGCGAACCATTCATTTGGGACGAACAAAGACGGGCAATATTAAGAGCAGAATTGGACGCATATTACGCCAAACTTTACGGACTTACTCGCGATGAACTGCGCTACATTCTCGATCCTGCTGATGTTTATGGCGCAGATTTTCCTAGTGAAACTTTTCAAGTCTTGAAGAACAAGGAAATTAAACAATATGGCGAATATCGGACGCAAAGATTGGTATTGGAGGCGTGGGACAAGATGTTTAGCTGA
- a CDS encoding helicase-related protein, whose translation MTVAYSPGSIVACRDRQWVILPSDIENIIRLRPLSGNESEICGIFTPLENDLKSAQFPLPDAEALQDHMAGQLLLEAARLSLRSGAGPFRCLGRLSVSPRPYQLVPLLMALRLETVRMLIADDVGIGKTIEAGLIAREMLDRAEVKRLAVLCPPQLCDQWQQELKQKFHIDAVVIRSGTVGKLERELPSGDSHVFSYFPHIIVSLDYAKSDRRRASFLTHCPDLVIVDEAHTASNNDRDGSKQQRYQLVEQIANHSDRHLLLLTATPHSGISASFLSLLGLVNRKFEKFDLDNLTESQRKELARHFVQRRRADVRSWLGDETPFPERESEEEAYKLSTEYRTLFEQVYKLARGLVKDRDSKLSQAQRQGRYWSALAIIRCVMSSPAAAIATLSRQLSKDTNLDAIEEIDEELAVSQVYDSTETERVVDVAPTAVVENVKQTYSESQRQKLRDFVKAAEALQGGKQDRKLQQLITLVESLIADKYNPIIWCRYIATANYVADALKDKFEKKKNSQVWAIAITGEQSEDEREIRLNELKEYPHQRIMVATDCLSEGINLQEHFTAVVHYDLPWNPNRLEQREGRIDRYGQSATKVKCILLYGQDNPVDGAVLDVLIRKAVKMHRQLGITVPVPMDSNTVQEAVFKSLFEKVEAKQLSLFPPEVEQLTLDLVLQEAPVVEVNLNWDRAVEREKQNRTRFAQRAIKPEEVKQELEESDRILGSQKTVEHFVKSACERLNTPLVKKKNNWYMGTIPQCLQSTLGTKSRLITFTLPAPEGVEYIGRNHPIVEGLARYLLEEAIVTSDEPTAARCGVTESSAVSKPTAILLLRLRHLLASPKYSDLLVEECLVTGFTGAPSNPQWLSQDETLELLERVEPTSSKLNYENKKLRVKRLLDRLSDLETNLNQLAEERAEALKVSHRRVRTITKEGQVKVKPQLPMDILGVYYLLPE comes from the coding sequence ATGACAGTCGCCTACAGTCCAGGGTCGATTGTGGCTTGCCGCGATCGCCAATGGGTAATTTTGCCATCAGATATTGAAAATATCATACGTCTGCGTCCGCTTTCGGGTAACGAGTCGGAAATCTGCGGTATTTTTACTCCTCTTGAAAACGATCTTAAATCTGCTCAATTTCCCTTACCCGATGCCGAAGCGTTACAAGACCACATGGCAGGTCAACTGTTATTAGAAGCAGCCAGATTGAGTCTTCGCAGTGGTGCGGGTCCTTTTCGCTGTTTGGGTCGTTTATCTGTTAGTCCCCGTCCTTATCAACTAGTTCCTCTGTTGATGGCTTTACGGTTAGAAACAGTAAGAATGCTCATTGCCGACGATGTTGGTATTGGCAAAACGATAGAAGCAGGTTTAATTGCTCGTGAAATGCTCGATCGCGCTGAAGTCAAACGCTTGGCTGTACTGTGTCCGCCTCAACTATGCGACCAGTGGCAACAAGAATTAAAACAGAAATTTCATATCGATGCGGTGGTAATTCGTTCTGGTACGGTAGGCAAACTAGAACGAGAGTTACCTTCGGGAGATAGTCATGTATTTAGTTATTTTCCTCATATTATTGTCAGTCTCGACTATGCTAAAAGCGATCGCCGTAGGGCAAGTTTTTTAACTCACTGTCCTGACTTGGTAATAGTTGATGAAGCACATACTGCCAGCAATAATGACCGAGATGGGTCTAAACAACAGCGTTATCAGTTGGTCGAACAAATTGCGAATCATAGCGATCGCCATCTGCTCTTACTGACGGCTACTCCGCACAGTGGGATTTCGGCATCTTTCCTATCGCTTTTGGGATTAGTTAACCGAAAATTTGAGAAGTTCGATCTCGATAACTTAACCGAATCGCAGCGTAAAGAACTAGCTCGACATTTTGTACAGCGTCGTCGGGCAGACGTTCGTAGCTGGTTGGGTGACGAAACACCTTTTCCAGAAAGAGAATCAGAAGAAGAGGCATACAAGCTATCTACAGAATATCGTACTCTGTTCGAGCAGGTTTATAAATTAGCCAGAGGATTAGTTAAAGACCGAGATAGCAAGCTCTCTCAGGCTCAACGGCAAGGACGATATTGGTCGGCACTGGCGATTATTCGCTGTGTCATGTCTTCCCCTGCTGCGGCGATCGCTACTCTTTCGCGTCAGCTTAGTAAAGATACTAATCTTGATGCGATCGAGGAAATAGATGAAGAGTTAGCTGTCAGTCAAGTATATGATTCTACCGAAACCGAACGAGTGGTAGATGTCGCCCCTACTGCGGTAGTGGAAAACGTCAAACAAACTTATAGCGAGTCTCAACGGCAAAAATTAAGGGATTTTGTTAAAGCAGCAGAAGCATTACAGGGAGGCAAACAAGATCGCAAATTACAACAGCTTATTACTCTAGTTGAAAGTCTAATAGCAGATAAATACAACCCAATCATCTGGTGTCGCTATATTGCTACTGCTAATTATGTAGCTGATGCTCTAAAAGATAAATTTGAGAAGAAAAAAAATAGCCAGGTTTGGGCGATCGCTATAACTGGAGAACAGTCAGAAGACGAACGAGAAATTCGCCTTAATGAATTAAAAGAATATCCTCATCAGCGAATTATGGTGGCTACAGACTGTCTGAGTGAAGGGATAAATCTTCAAGAACATTTTACTGCCGTGGTTCACTACGATTTGCCTTGGAACCCCAATCGCCTAGAACAAAGAGAAGGTAGGATCGATCGCTATGGACAATCTGCTACTAAGGTTAAGTGCATTCTCCTCTACGGACAAGATAATCCTGTAGATGGTGCGGTATTGGATGTCTTAATTCGTAAAGCAGTTAAGATGCACCGCCAGTTAGGTATTACCGTTCCAGTACCTATGGATAGTAACACGGTACAAGAGGCTGTATTTAAATCTTTGTTTGAGAAAGTAGAAGCCAAGCAGCTATCTTTATTTCCACCCGAAGTCGAACAGCTAACTCTCGATCTCGTACTTCAAGAAGCTCCAGTAGTCGAAGTTAATCTAAATTGGGATCGCGCAGTAGAAAGAGAGAAACAAAACCGCACTCGCTTTGCACAGCGAGCAATTAAACCAGAGGAAGTCAAGCAGGAATTAGAAGAAAGCGATCGCATTTTAGGCAGTCAGAAAACCGTAGAGCATTTTGTCAAAAGTGCTTGCGAACGTTTGAATACTCCTTTAGTTAAAAAGAAGAACAACTGGTACATGGGGACTATTCCCCAATGTCTGCAATCTACTTTAGGCACTAAATCTCGTTTGATTACCTTTACCTTACCCGCACCTGAAGGAGTGGAGTACATCGGGCGCAATCATCCAATTGTTGAGGGATTGGCGAGATACTTGTTGGAAGAAGCAATTGTTACAAGCGATGAACCAACGGCTGCTAGATGCGGAGTAACTGAAAGTAGTGCAGTTAGCAAACCTACTGCCATTCTTTTATTGCGCTTGAGACACTTATTAGCAAGCCCGAAGTATTCAGATTTATTAGTTGAAGAGTGTTTGGTAACTGGTTTTACTGGTGCGCCTAGCAATCCTCAATGGTTGTCTCAAGATGAAACTTTAGAACTTTTAGAACGAGTCGAACCGACCAGTAGCAAACTAAATTACGAAAACAAGAAGTTGCGAGTTAAACGTCTACTCGATCGATTGTCGGATTTAGAAACGAATTTAAACCAATTGGCTGAAGAAAGAGCCGAAGCTCTTAAAGTTTCTCATCGCAGAGTTAGAACCATTACTAAAGAAGGACAGGTAAAGGTCAAACCGCAGCTACCAATGGATATTTTAGGGGTTTATTATTTGCTCCCCGAATAA
- a CDS encoding DNA-binding transcriptional regulator — protein sequence MEKFIKKLTQPQIGLLIRDLRQEMDLTQEEFATHFGVVFSTVNRWEKGHNKPSSLALKVIQNKLEAMGKKGEHLLQRYQV from the coding sequence ATGGAAAAATTTATAAAAAAATTAACGCAACCGCAAATTGGTCTTTTAATTAGAGACTTGCGACAAGAAATGGATTTAACTCAAGAAGAATTTGCAACTCATTTTGGCGTGGTGTTTTCAACCGTAAACCGTTGGGAAAAAGGACATAATAAACCTTCTTCTTTAGCTTTAAAAGTAATTCAAAATAAGTTAGAAGCTATGGGTAAAAAAGGAGAGCATTTATTGCAAAGATATCAAGTTTAA